GTTGCCGAAGTAGGGGCGCTCGACGCCGCGTAGTTGCCGGTTACGACGAATGTTCGACCGGCAGACAAATCGCTGAAGAAAATCAAGGCGAGACTGACGGAACTGACACAGCGGGAACTGACTGCCATCCCCTTGAGCGACATTGTGGGAAATGTGAACCGAAGCCTGAGAGGCTGGGTGAACTACTTCCACTATCGGAACTCAAGTCAGGTAATGAGCAAAGTCAGGCAGCATGCGGAAGACCGGTTGCGAACCCACTTGATGAAGCGCCACAAGGTGAAGGACAGAGGAACCGGCCTGTGCCGATTCCCGCGCCGCGATCTCTATGCGCGTTACGGGCTGTACAAAGTTTCCGGGACAGCGGGCTGGAACTCGGCGCATGCCCCGGCATGAAGAACATCGGAAAGCCGTGTGCGGGAGAACCGCATGCACGGTTTGATGAGGGAGGGCAGGCGAAAGCCTGTTCTCTACTCTACTCTTTAGTTCTGACCTCTTTTGTTGGACAGGCTACGAGTATAGCCGTACCCGCAGCCCGCTGATTTGATGTGGTTTTGCCGGCTCCGTGTCGAATGTGTTGATCATTAACGATCGGCGGCCGGCGCCGGAAGCTTGCTAGCGGTAGCGGCCAACGAACCCGGGGAGACCGGCAGCCTCGGGAGAACTGGCCAGATACCGCGCGTAGGCGATTTGATCCTTGTGGTCGCCAGGGTCTTTCTTCTTGATGTCGTCAAGGGTCATCTTCATGCTGTCTTCTTTCTTGCACGTCAATTGTTCATCAAAGATCACGCGGGTGCGGAAGAAACTGCCCCACTTGAACTCGGCAAAAATTGCGTTGTTGGGGTCTTTGATGTAGCCGAATTTCTCACGTACGACCCACGAGAGACTGCGGTAAAGGTCGTTGTCGAGGTCTTTTACATGCTTTTTCAGGGTGTCCGGATTGAACGGCCCCGCGCCCATGGCATCGAAGGGGTAGACCCAATTGTTGGTGGCCATTTCCTTCCAGAAGCGGTTCCCTTTGATCCCACTCCAGTTGCGCGTAACGACGACCGGGACATCTACGTCGCCCTTGGCGCGCCACAGGGATATGGTCAGATGGTGGTGGTCGATCAAGTAGTACTGGGCATCGTTCCCGATAATCACGGGGACAGCGCGCGGCAGCAGGTAGTTCGCCAACTGGTCGCTGTCTTTTATACTCTCTATTCTTTTCACCTTTGCGTCAACCTCGTCCATGCCTACAGCATTCTGGGTGGGACGCAGTTCACTGAGCTTGAGATACCCAATTGTGCCCTGCGGACTGTCGGGCTTTATCCCGGGGAGAAAGCCACATACGTTGTCATTTTTGTTGGCCATCGATTACTCCTGATTGGTTGAGGCAATAAAAAGAAGGTCTGGGTGTCCAGGCAGAATACGTCCGTGTCTTGAGCAACGGGGCGCTTCACAATACTAAAGCACGCGGGTCCGAGATGGCACGTCGATCAGGACAGAAAAGCCACTCCTGGCTCGGGCGTGTCAATGACTAGAGGGCCAAGAAATCCAACCGCGCCGCGAAAAGTATATGTTCCTCCAGCGGCCGTGGTCAATCGTTGATCTTGCCAGCGTGCCCTGTGCTGCGGTCAACTGTCCAGAAAGGGTATTTTTCAGTTTTTTCGTTGCTGAGTTGCCGCACCAATGATTTTTTTGGGAACAACCGGGGACAGCCCAGAATGGCACTTACTTAAGCTTTTTTGGGTGCCCATGGCGCTGGATATCCTCCCGTGCCATAGGGCGTGGTCTCATCAATAATGGGTAGGCATTGCGGCGTCGCTTGAGGGCACGAGGCTCGATGCGGCCTGGGCGATTGCCGACGGTTTGCTGGGCAATGAGGGCGAAGAGTTGGCTGGGGTGTGCGATGCCACCATGATAGGCATGAGGCGCCCAGGCGAGCCAGACTTGCACGGCATGCTTGAAGCTCAACTGACGGGGCAAGAGGCCGCTTTGTAGCGCCGCTTGAGCCATCATCAAGCGGATCAAATTGTAGGCGAGCAGATAGACCCAGATTTCCTTCACGGCCATGGCTGGCGTTTGGCAGCCCAGTTGCTCCATGCCCAAGGTGGTCTTGATGTTGCGCAGATCAAGTTCAACATGCCAGCGATCCCGATACAGGCGTTTGATGGCCTCCTTGGATGTTTGCTTTGGACACAGAAAGGTCGTGACGAGTGTCTTGCCCCCCGCCCGAAGCTCGCGAACCGTGACACTGGCCGGTGCCTGCGCGTAATCCTCCTGAGACATCCAGTCTGGCTTGATGCCTGGTTTGGATAAAACCAGCAGGTGGTCACGCTCCCCCAGTCGCTGGCCGAGGCAATAATCGGTGGTGCGTTGGCGTGATCCGTGTTGTTCAAAGACGGCATCAACCCCTCGCTCGATCAGCGCGCAGAGCAGGAAGTAGGTGGCAAAGAACGCATCGCCCACCAGCACATCGCCGCGCACCAAGGTGTCGATCTGGCGGCGCAGCAAGGACTGCTCGTCGCTGCCTTTGCCGCGACAGGCGCTGATCGCGGCATTGAGCACAGCACCGCTGCCCAGGCAGATCAGGCCGACGATCCGGCATTGCGGGAATCCCAATCCAGCCTTCTGGCTACCGGGCTGCGGGAAGTCGGCCTGATTGGCGTCAGTATCGGGCATGATCACCGTGGCCCCATCCACCAATCGTACCGGACGCCCCCGCCAGTGCCATGCCGCCGGGGCATGGGCCGTTAGCCATTGCCCGGTCTGATGGGTCAAGGTACTGACCATCGACGTCGGCACGCGTTGGCGAGCCCGGCAGTAGGCGCCGGTATGGGAGCTGCAGGGCGTGAGTCCGGCGATCAGGCGCTTGATCGCCCCTTCATTGACGGCGCGTTGGCAGGAGCGGTCGGCGCTGAGGGCTTGCGCCAAAAACATCGATAGCGTTTCAGTGGGCGGAAACAGTCGCTCTCGGTGCGGCGGCAAGGCCAACTCCACGGCATCGAAGAGTTCCGGCCCAGTCAATAGATCGAAAAACGCGTGGGCATCTACGCTGTTGGCCTTCGCCGAAATCGCGTGACGTTGCCGGGTGATGGCTTTGTGAGTAGCATGCATTGGGGCTGATTCCTCGGGTGACAGTCGGGTGTTTGGCGACTCCAACTTATCACGCGTCGATTCAGCCTGCTTTATCAATTACATCAGTATGTTGGGGCTTAAGTAAGTGCCATTCGGGACAGACCCGAATGGCACTTACTTAAGCTTTTTGAGATGTCCATTTTTCATGACGATAGCTTTGGCGAGATTACGTGGTTTGGTGAGCATTGGATAGGGTTTAGGTCGTCGTTTGACGGCGCGAGGCTCGATCCGGCCCGGTCGGTTACCGACCTGTTGTTGGGCGATTAAAACGAATAGTTCGCTGTGTATGTCGTGATGGCTGCGGCTCGCAAAGGGTGCCCAGGCGAGCCAGATTTGCACGGTATGCTTGAAGCTCAGTTGGCGCGGCAATCTGTGGGAGAGCATTGCAGCCTGAGCCATCATTAACCGAATCAGATTGTAGGCGAGGAGATAGACCCAGATTTCCTTGATCGCCATCGCAGGCGTCAGGCAACTCAGTCGTTCCATGCCGAGCGTGGTCTTGATGTTGCGCAGATCGAGTTCAACGTGCCAGCGATCCCGATAGAGCGATTTCAAGGCAGTCTTGTCGGTTTGTTTTGGGCAAAGCAATGTCGTCACCCGTGTCTTGCCACCGACCCGAAGCTCGCGTACGGTCAGACTCTCGGGGGCCTGATCGTAGTCGGCCTGAGGCATCCAGTCGGGTTTGCTGACGGGTTTTGGCAGCACGATCAGATGATCGCACTGCCCCAACTGCCGACCTCGGCAAAAATCGGTGGTGCGTTGCCGCGCGCCATTTTGTTCAAACACCGCATCAATGCACCGCTCGCGCAATGAGCAGAGGAGAAAATAGGTGGCGTAGAAGGCGTCGCCCAACAGTAAATCACCCTGCTCCAGAGAATCGAATATCGAACGCAGCAAC
This window of the Candidatus Dechloromonas phosphoritropha genome carries:
- a CDS encoding ParB/Srx family N-terminal domain-containing protein, which codes for MANKNDNVCGFLPGIKPDSPQGTIGYLKLSELRPTQNAVGMDEVDAKVKRIESIKDSDQLANYLLPRAVPVIIGNDAQYYLIDHHHLTISLWRAKGDVDVPVVVTRNWSGIKGNRFWKEMATNNWVYPFDAMGAGPFNPDTLKKHVKDLDNDLYRSLSWVVREKFGYIKDPNNAIFAEFKWGSFFRTRVIFDEQLTCKKEDSMKMTLDDIKKKDPGDHKDQIAYARYLASSPEAAGLPGFVGRYR
- a CDS encoding IS4 family transposase codes for the protein MHATHKAITRQRHAISAKANSVDAHAFFDLLTGPELFDAVELALPPHRERLFPPTETLSMFLAQALSADRSCQRAVNEGAIKRLIAGLTPCSSHTGAYCRARQRVPTSMVSTLTHQTGQWLTAHAPAAWHWRGRPVRLVDGATVIMPDTDANQADFPQPGSQKAGLGFPQCRIVGLICLGSGAVLNAAISACRGKGSDEQSLLRRQIDTLVRGDVLVGDAFFATYFLLCALIERGVDAVFEQHGSRQRTTDYCLGQRLGERDHLLVLSKPGIKPDWMSQEDYAQAPASVTVRELRAGGKTLVTTFLCPKQTSKEAIKRLYRDRWHVELDLRNIKTTLGMEQLGCQTPAMAVKEIWVYLLAYNLIRLMMAQAALQSGLLPRQLSFKHAVQVWLAWAPHAYHGGIAHPSQLFALIAQQTVGNRPGRIEPRALKRRRNAYPLLMRPRPMAREDIQRHGHPKKLK
- a CDS encoding IS4 family transposase; translation: MHPIRSTRAQQHRTVKAHAAQSDAYAFFNLLMGPELFDAVESELPPHRERQYPPTETLSMFLAQALSTDRSCQKAVNDRAVKCLVGGLVPGSTHTGAYCRARKRLPSKMISTLACHVGQRVATQAPTAWHWRGRPVRLVDGTTVVMPDTSDNQVVYPQPTSQKPGLGFPQCRIVGLVCLGSGAVLNAATGSCRGKGSDEQSLLRSIFDSLEQGDLLLGDAFYATYFLLCSLRERCIDAVFEQNGARQRTTDFCRGRQLGQCDHLIVLPKPVSKPDWMPQADYDQAPESLTVRELRVGGKTRVTTLLCPKQTDKTALKSLYRDRWHVELDLRNIKTTLGMERLSCLTPAMAIKEIWVYLLAYNLIRLMMAQAAMLSHRLPRQLSFKHTVQIWLAWAPFASRSHHDIHSELFVLIAQQQVGNRPGRIEPRAVKRRPKPYPMLTKPRNLAKAIVMKNGHLKKLK